One region of Takifugu flavidus isolate HTHZ2018 chromosome 14, ASM371156v2, whole genome shotgun sequence genomic DNA includes:
- the zw10 gene encoding centromere/kinetochore protein zw10 homolog, which translates to MASFVTEVLASSGKLEKEDLSGKISKMSRKVEETKEELYEMINKRYADFLPSLQGSEELMIQVDEVSKEMDALKNCIENEVQQNIQVAVTEYAKLKQQLEKNTVIIEVLGHLKEFHNAMEEFNKALPNKNYVEAANMLKQARASVDSLKVWKLSQVPLLGALSSELTVQRENLIHHLGDEWKRLVIWRLPPSNDPAGPKSFLKVELNLSRACSKDIEPTPSALLCCVLQALAIQGELQNKIKLFSQVLVKFMLKPVVMYPFISVTVAEQQEEGIILALQGLEKSHDERSTPSQVYSKLLMVLKTLHKHLLDVSIGDKKLSAILGELIWEEMSRCIIHECLVHSIPNNSSQLENYSTVIKQTEEFEKSLKEMEFLQRDSTDLLKYARDVNCHFASKKCKDVIVAARKLMTSKMHNTVKITPDYKVHLPNLPMPGQEVRAKQEVTKEVLTLENAKQLSAWSLCLPACRISESVQQLMDLAINTLCEAIGSSTYCALQLFFTVRNIFQLFYDVVPTYHKENLLKFPHLAAIQHNNCMYLAHHLLTLGHHFKAHLPQPHSEGIATFVDMVPGFRRLGARCFLAQMNVQRAELLERLSTAHNFCNLDDEDNYIAASKAVRQVIHQLKQLATVWQDVLPVSIYCKAMGNLLNTAITEVIAKIMMLEDISSEGGEHLHTLCQTIIEEGPLVFTPLAEENKNKKYQEEVPLYVKKWGTFKELVIVLRANLQEIVDRWTDGKGPLAVEFSSTEIKNLIRALFQNTERRAVALTKIK; encoded by the exons ATGGCATCGTTTGTGACCGAAGTGCTTGCCAGTTCTGGCAAACTGGAAAAAGAGGATTTGTCCGGAAAAATAAGCAAGATGTCACGGAAGGTGGAGGAAACTAAG GAGGAGCTATATGAAATGATAAACAAGAGGTATGCTGACTTCCTACCTAGTCTCCAAGGCTCAGAGGAGCTAATGATACAGGTTGATGAGGTTTCCAAAGAAATGGATGCGTTGAAAAACTGCATTGAGAATGAG GTACAGCAAAATATCCAGGTGGCAGTGACTGAGTATGcaaagctgaagcagcagcttgaAAAAAATACTGTCATTATAGAAGTGCTTGGACACCTTAAAGAG tttcaTAATGCAATGGAGGAGTTCAACAAAGCTTTACCAAACAAGAATTATGTTGAGGCAGCCAACATGCTTAAACAG GCAAGGGCCAGCGTGGATTCACTTAAAGTGTGGAAGCTCTCCCAGGTGCCGCTGCTCGGTGCTCTGAGCTCAGAATTAACAGTGCAGAGAGAAAATTTGATTCATCACCTGGGAGATGAATGGAAGCGCCTCGTCATCTGGAGATTGCCACCTTCAAATG ATCCTGCAGGTCCGAAATCTTTCCTGAAGGTGGAGTTAAACCTGAGTCGTGCTTGCAGTAAGGACATCGAACCAACACCAAGTGCTCTCCTGTGTTGCGTCTTGCAAGCTTTGGCCATTCAGGGAGAGCTTCAGAACAAGATCAAACTCTTCA GTCAGGTGCTCGTGAAATTCATGCTGAAGCCAGTAGTCATGTATCCGTTCATCTCAGTGACTGTGgctgagcagcaggaagagggaaTCATCTTGGCTTTACAGGGGTTGGAGAAGAGCCATGACGAGAGATCCACTCCTTCACAGGTCTACAGCAAACTGCTGATGGTTCTAAAGACGCTGCACAAACATCTGCTAG ATGTTTCGATCGGTGACAAAAAGCTTTCGGCCATTTTGGGAGAGCTGATTTGGGAGGAAATGTCCCGCTGTATCATCCACGAGTGTCTGGTGCACTccatccccaacaacagcagccagctGGAGAACTACAGCACT GTCATCAAGCAAACGGAGGAGTTTGAAAAGTCACTGAAGGAGATGGAGTTTCTGCAGCGTGACTCCACAGATCTCCTCAAGTATGCTAGAGATGTCAACTGTCACTTCGCCAGCAAGAAGTGCAAAGATGTCATCGTAGCAGCACGCAAGCTCATGACATCCAAGATGCACAACACAGTCAAA ATCACACCAGACTACAAAGTGCATCTTCCTAATCTGCCTATGCCAGGTCAGGAGGTGAGGGCAAAGCAAGAGGTCACAAAAGAAGTACTGACTTTGGAAAATGCAAAGCAGCTCTCGGCGTGGAgcctgtgtctgcctgcatGTCGGATTAGTGAGTCGGTGCAACAGCTGATGGATCTCGCCATCAACACCCTGTGTGAAGCTATCGGAAGCTCCACGTATTG TGCATTACAGCTCTTCTTCACTGTGAGGAACATCTTCCAGCTCTTCTATGATGTTGTTCCAACATATCACAA AGAAAATTTGCTCAAGTTCCCACATCTGGCGGCTATACAGCACAACAACTGCATGTACCTGGCGCATCACCTGCTCACTCTGGGCCACCATTTCAAAGCTCACCTGCCGCAGCCCCACAGTGAGGGCATTGCCACATTTGTTGACATGGTGCCAGGATTCAGGAGGCTAG gTGCTCGGTGCTTCTTGGCACAGATGAATGTTCAGAGAGCTGAACTCTTGGAGAGGCTGTCTACTGCTCATAATTTCTGCAACCTGGATGATGAAGACAACTACATAGCAGCCAGCAAAGCAGTTCGGCAG GTCATCCATCAGCTGAAGCAGTTGGCCACAGTGTGGCAAGATGTCCTTCCAGTCAGCATCTATTGTAAAGCTATGGGCAACCTCCTCAACACAGCCATCACTGAAGTCATAGCCAAAATTATGATGCTTGAG GACATTTCCTCTGAGGGTGGCGAGCACCTGCACACCCTGTGCCAAACCATCATCGAGGAGGGTCCGCTCGTCTTCACTCCTCTggctgaagaaaacaagaataagaAATATCAGGAGGAAGTGCCTCTCTATGTGAAGAAGTGGGGGACCTTTAAGGAGCTGGTCATCGTGTTAAGGGCCAACCTGCAGGAAATAGTGGACAG ATGGACCGATGGCAAAGGTCCACTGGCCGTGGAATTCTCTAGTACGGAGATCAAGAATCTCATCCGGGCCTTGTTTCAGAATACAGAGAGGAGGGCTGTGGCTCTGactaaaatcaaataa